The genomic segment AAGGAAGAACCTGATTTTATACGCGAACTGGTAACGACGGCGCGTATCGGACGCAGTCTTGGGATTCACCTGATTCTCGCGACGCAGAAGCCGGCCGGAGTGGTTGATGATCAGATTCGCAGCAACTCGCGGTTCAAAATTGCCCTGCGCGTGCAGGATGCTTCGGACAGTAATGACATTCTTGGAAATGGTGATGCAGCCGAATTGAAACAGGTGGGTCGCGGATATCTGCAGGTCGGAAATAATGAGATTTATGAACTCTTCCAGTCAGCCTGGAGCGGGGCACCTTATGAGAAAAATATATATACATCCGAAGATGACGTCTACTATGTCCGGGATACCGGATTGTATCCGATTTCCGAAGCCCATGCCAGAACAAAGGCTCAGGAAAAGAAGAAAACAGAGCTTGAAGTGATTGTTCAGACGATTGCCGATCTTTACCATGACATGGGACTCAGGCGTCTTCCCAGTCCCTGGCTTGCTCCGCTCCCGCTCCATATTGTCCGGCCGGCTGCGACGAAGGAAGACGAGAGGGAAGATCGTTTCCTGATCGGACTCGCTGATCATCCGGAGAAACAACGGCAGACGCCTGTCTACCTGAATCTGCAGAAAGGGAAGAATATGGCTGTCTTCGGTGCTTCAGGATTTGGGAAAACGACGACGGTCGCTTCCTTTCTGCTTGAGGCCGCGCGCCGATATTCAGCGGATCAGGTCCGGTTTTACATTTTCGATTTCGGCAGCGGCGGTCTCCTGCCGTTCAGCATGATGCACCACACGGGGGATTATTTCAGGCTGGATGAGAAAGAGAAAATACAGAAGTTCGCAAAATGGCTGAATCAGGAAATCCGGCGGCGCAAGGATACGCTGCGCCGGACAGGGGTACCGAATATTGCCCTCTTTAATGAACAGGAAAATGAGTTTATGCCTTATATCAAAATCATTGTTGATCATTTTGAAGCGCTGCGGGAGGAGCAGGCGGATGAGCTGGAAGAATCCTTTGTCCGCTGGGCGCGTGAAGGAGGAAGTCTCGGTTTCCAGTTTATTCTGACCGCCTCCAGGACGAACAGTATCCGTCCGAACCTTCTTGCCAGCCTGCCCGTCCGGCTTGTCCATTACATGGTCGATCAGTCGGATTTCTATTCCATTTTCAGTGGCTCGGCGAAGCGGACAGTGGAACCCATTCCCGGACGGGCATTAATCAAAAGAGAAGAAGTGGAAAGTGTACAGATTTATCTGCCCTTTGAAGCCGGATCTGCCGGAGAGCAGCTGGACAGGCTGCGCACTGCGGTTGAAGAGTGTAATCATTTCCACCCGACAAGCGACACGATCTATCACGTGCCGATGCTTCCGGAACAACTGGATGTCTCCTTATTTCTCCGGAACAGGGAGATGGAGCCGGATACCTTTTATCTTGGACTTGATGAGGAAACCGTTGAGCCGCTCGGTGTAAGCCGGAAGCAGCTGGACGCGTTTATCATCATCAGTGATGCGGGCGGGGGCAAGACCAATGCAATCAGGCTGTTCATGGAACAGTTGATCCGGCAGGGAGCAGAACATGTGGCTGTCAGTGATTCAGATGAGATGCAGCTGGCCCGGGTGGCGGAGCAGCAAGGCTGGATGTACCTGGACGATGGCGACGTGATTGAACGGTATCTGAATCAGCTGGAAAAAGCTTTGTCGGTCAGGGAACAGAAAGTCAAACGCCTGATGCTTGAAAGCAGCCTGCCCCGGAAGGAAATTTCAGACCGCTATCCGGCGTATTATTTGTTGATCGACGGGCTGGATACGTTTATCCGGAACGCCGGCAGTCAGAATCAGACCAGACTGGTGCAATTGATGAAGCGCTTTACGTCAAATGGTTTTCATGTCATTGCCTCCGGGAATCAACAGGAGTGGAAAGGATACGATCCTGTCGTTCCGGAACTGAAAAACGCTAAGGATGCACTGCTTCTGGTGAAGAAGAGCGATCAGTCGGTCTTTACATTACCTTATGTGAGCAGAGAGCCAGCATTGAATGTCGGATTCGGCTATCTGATTCGCCAGGGCCAGGACCGTCGTGTAATGATTCCGCTGACCGACACCATGACTTTAGATACCGTAAACAGGTAATCACTCAGACTAACCCGCAAAAAAGGAGTGCTCCATCATGAAGCATCATTTTTTCTATCATGTAAAAAAATGGGGATCAATAGCCATTGTGTTTATTGTGATTGTGTGCATTTCCGGAGCTCTGCCAAATTATCTGACTCCGCCGTCCCCCAGAAGCAGCAGACGGTGGAAAAGGATGAACCCAAAAAGATTGAACCGGCTGCGAAAATCGGCCATCTGGCACTGGTTAACGAAGACCAGGGGGCAGATATGGGCAGTCAGCATCTGAATCTGGGTAACCAGGTGGCACCGCTTTTCCGTGAAGATCATTACCAGTGGGAAAACGTCAGCCGCAGCACGGCGGATAATGGGCTGAAACAGGGCGTGTATCAGGCTGCTATCTACATTCCGTCTGATTTTACGGAGAATATTTTTACCTATGATCGTCAGAAACCGAAAGCAGCTGTTATTTCCTATCAGTCAAACCCGAAGCTGACGGCCGAGGACTCAGCGAAAATGCAGACCGAATTTCAGAAGGTCAGAGGCACGCTCAATCAGGAGTTTTCAAAAATATACTGGCGGCTTGTTGCTGACAAAATTAATTATGTGAACAGTAACTTCGCTGCTGTTCTGCAGAAGGACAGGCAATTTCTTCAGGCCATGTCTGATTTTTACAAGCCGTCCTCGAAGGATATGGCTCAGGTCTTTGAATCCCAGCTGAACCAGGTTAATGACCTGCTCGATCAGACCAATCGCACTTCAGAAGAAGCAGCGACCCGGCAGGAGTCTCTGACGGAAACGAAGAAACAGATCAGCGACCAGCTGGAAGCATTAAATAAGCTGAATGAACAGATGAAAGAGCAGATTCATACACTTCAGAAAACCAGGGACACAAATAAAGAGCTTGTGGATGATGCGATCGCAAAAAGTCAGGACGGCCTGAACGAGGTCATGGATACGTTTAAAAGCAATATGGCCAGTCCATTGAAAACTTCTGTTACAATAGATGATCCTCTGAAAACCAGTGAAGAATTCACAGACCTGGATCATCTTTTCGCTCATGCGAATACAAGATTGACCCATGTAAATACTCAGGCCACAAATCAGATTATGGACATCTCAAATGATTATCCGGATGACCCGGACGATCTGATTCCCACTATTGATGAACTTGTTACTCAGATTAATCATGCAAAAGAGGGCGTTCATGCGGCGTTAATGGATACGGATGACGAAAGCAGTGTATCCGAACAGGTAAAGACTCTTAACGATCAGGCCATCAGCCTTTTTGATGAGGCAAAGCGTAACTATGAAACCGCACAAGATCTTTATCATCAGGCTTATGGTCAGGACGGAGAAACGCCAAGCCTGTATGATAAGGTAGATGTTTACTATAATGAAGCCCTGAATTTATATAAACAGGCATTGAAACGTGAGGGAATCGGGCAGGATCAATATCAGAAATATCAAGACTTCTTTCAGGCAATGACCACTGTCGCACTTAACAATGTACAAAGTGATATATCGACTCTTGAGCAAATATCAAAGCCTGAGGTCATCACCGACACGGAGAATGGGAAAGATGGGCCGGCCCTATTAAAAAGTATCGGTGACATCCAAAATGAAATAGGTAATCAAAATAATGGATTGGCGAATAATGCGAATATAACAAAGTTTGATCTTGACTTAAGTAAAATTGATGACGACGCTGATTTCAGTGAAGAGTCACTGTTTATCGATACAGATCCGAATAAGAATTATAGGGAATCTGAATTAAGATCTTACCAATTACTCCTGATGAATACGAAAAACAGCCTAAGCAATCTGCTGAAAATGGTGACCACTTTCCAGCCTGTCCAACCCGTTTATTCTGATCTGATTCAGCCTGATGATCCTGCTCTATCTGCACCGGAAGATATGGAACTTACAGAACCAGAACGACCAGATTCTGTAGAATTAGGAGGTGCATTCGATCAGACCGGAAGCTGGATGGAACAGGTAACCGGGCAGTTGATTTCTTCACTGTACGGATTGGATGGAATAAATAAGGAAGCTCAAACGGTTGATCAACGGGAAACAATGAACGACACGGAAAAATCAATACAGGGTCAATACGATCATGCAATTAAGCAATACAATGATGCATTAGACATTCAAAAAGCGGAATTAGAAAAAGCGCAAAACGTCTTATTAAACAATATGTCCCATATGCAGCAACAGGTTGAGAACGTAGCTAAGCCGCTTGTCCTGACTGAACCGGATCCAACATTCAAAGATGTTGACAAGGGCTTTGTACTGTCATTTAAGAGCAATACCTTTAACGAGCTGAATACGATCGAGGAAGGCATCCAGTCCATCGCTGACAGTCAGTCCGCCATTCTGAAGTCTTCACAGGACGTGCGCTCACTGGTCAATGGCGTCCAGAGCGATGCCAATCAGCTGAGCGGTAACTGGGGACAGAATGTTGAGGCAACAGCGCAGCTGGGTCATGCCATCGCCCGGACGCTCGGGAATACCGGTGAACCCGGAAATCGTAATCCGTCTGCCTATCAGCAGCTTGTCAGTCCGGTCAATCTCGCGGGCTTGCAGCCTGGCGGTCCGAACAACATCGCCGAGGCAGAGCATGATGATCCCGCAGACACAAGTACGGACGCGGCGCCGACTGAACAGCCGTTTCTGACACTGCTTGCCGTTCTGGTCGCAAGTATTCTCATCGGATACTTCAGCTACCATTACCGGAATCTGAGTCGAATCCTCAATGTTGTGATTTCATCGTTGCTGGCACTGGTTTCATCTGCCGCAATCGTCGCCTATGGCATCACGCAATACGGACTTGAGGGCAGTGGAGTCATT from the Sporolactobacillus sp. Y61 genome contains:
- the esaA gene encoding type VII secretion protein EsaA — encoded protein: MEKDEPKKIEPAAKIGHLALVNEDQGADMGSQHLNLGNQVAPLFREDHYQWENVSRSTADNGLKQGVYQAAIYIPSDFTENIFTYDRQKPKAAVISYQSNPKLTAEDSAKMQTEFQKVRGTLNQEFSKIYWRLVADKINYVNSNFAAVLQKDRQFLQAMSDFYKPSSKDMAQVFESQLNQVNDLLDQTNRTSEEAATRQESLTETKKQISDQLEALNKLNEQMKEQIHTLQKTRDTNKELVDDAIAKSQDGLNEVMDTFKSNMASPLKTSVTIDDPLKTSEEFTDLDHLFAHANTRLTHVNTQATNQIMDISNDYPDDPDDLIPTIDELVTQINHAKEGVHAALMDTDDESSVSEQVKTLNDQAISLFDEAKRNYETAQDLYHQAYGQDGETPSLYDKVDVYYNEALNLYKQALKREGIGQDQYQKYQDFFQAMTTVALNNVQSDISTLEQISKPEVITDTENGKDGPALLKSIGDIQNEIGNQNNGLANNANITKFDLDLSKIDDDADFSEESLFIDTDPNKNYRESELRSYQLLLMNTKNSLSNLLKMVTTFQPVQPVYSDLIQPDDPALSAPEDMELTEPERPDSVELGGAFDQTGSWMEQVTGQLISSLYGLDGINKEAQTVDQRETMNDTEKSIQGQYDHAIKQYNDALDIQKAELEKAQNVLLNNMSHMQQQVENVAKPLVLTEPDPTFKDVDKGFVLSFKSNTFNELNTIEEGIQSIADSQSAILKSSQDVRSLVNGVQSDANQLSGNWGQNVEATAQLGHAIARTLGNTGEPGNRNPSAYQQLVSPVNLAGLQPGGPNNIAEAEHDDPADTSTDAAPTEQPFLTLLAVLVASILIGYFSYHYRNLSRILNVVISSLLALVSSAAIVAYGITQYGLEGSGVIMWSFFTLGLIAVISVWVREAWQISDMVGVLLITGLIVYFTLPLLKNSLERFAYQNPAADVYLSIAYGEASFLFLEGMVALAVLMIPALAVIGIREVIHHIKEEKAHESETL